TACTTTCAAAATATAGATAAGGATTGGatgttcaaaatttgaaaatatggtgAGAATAAGAACATGAGTGTTACTTCTGTTCTTAGATAATATAGAGATTATAATTTGCTTTAATCATTCTAAATCAATTGAcaaaaatatcttttaattaaataaaaatcatgatagAAATCTACGTTAAactaaatagattttttttgtcAATTGACATGTAATAATTGTTCTAAATAATTTATGTACTAATTGATTCAAGcccaaaaaattattagaaaaaatTGGCTCTACAAGTATTTGTCACTAGTTCAACCTAAGAATTATTATTATGGTCTGATTCATCTATGCACTGCTATCTAGAATATAGAGGTGATTTCAACATGTTCAAGAGTTGATTTTTGTCGTATAAGATTATTCATGGTACACACGTAGCATTTTGTTCTAAATATCACTTTTTTTTGTGTTCCTGTTGATGATTGTATCTATATATTCATCACATCTCATGCACATGTAAACGCCACAACATAACGAACTCTTATATCAACTAACAAATACTTCGTATTTgctttattttatgaaaatgcaaAACCGATTTTTATAAGAGTGCATTTTAtgtcattataaactcatttaagtGTTCAATTTTCTATATAAGAAGAAATATCAAAGACATGTTTTCAGAAGTCCTCAATAAGCTCATCCATTTAAAAATTTAGTGGtggtaatatttttattaaatattgtatATTTGTCCCGGAATCATGAAATACAAAACCTAAAGTGcctcttaaaaaaaatataaaccgTACCTTATCATAGCACAATTTTAGTACAAGGAAATGAATCCCTCTCTCTTTATTCTTAGGTAATGAAAATGTTCTTTGTTTAtggaaaatcaatttaaaataggaAGGTTTAAGTATTTCTAATAGAATAAGAAAAcatgaatgaaaaatattttaaagattcgTCTTGTCTTGTTAACCAGTTGAATACGACTACTGTGTTAGATCTATCAGTCTTACTAATGCACTTGCACATTATAATCAGTTGGGAGGATTCAAATCGATTGGGCAATATCTTTGTAGATGACTTCCGAAGAAGTTTTTTGGTATGAGACACACTGAATTCTTCAAAACGACTTATCCCACATTGTGTTTGGAAACCTCTTTCTCCAAATCAGCTAAGATTGGGCTTTGATGCAGTATTTGATGTATCATGATTCATGTAACTAGTTCGACGTTGGTGCATTAGTTCGTGATCCACAAGGGTTTTAGACTGTTCAAACAGTAATTCAACCGATTGAAATCATGGTCCAGATGGTATTTTAGTATAGAAGTTCAATCACTTCTTGATTCGGCAGATTTCCTATCACTGCGGCAAACGAGTCAGCATATTGTCTAGCTAGTGAAGCGCTATCTTCTTTATCGAATATTGAATGGTTCAATGGTGGTATTCCACCTTTGCTGTTTGAAGTGTATTATGACTTGCTGAGACAATCTTGATGAatgttgtattttttttaaaaaaaattcctaaAAGCATATTGCTAATAATTAATATGAAAAATTAGAAGTCGATACAAGGCGAGGCCtaattttttatgattattattatttaaagacATAGACCACGAGTCTACAAGAATGTATTGATTATAATGTGCATGCTAAGATAGTTGAAAATCcaatactaaaataaaaaaatccaaaaaaactGTACATATTGCTAATATGTTACATTATTCACCTCAAGAACCAAATACTACTAACCAATCTAAATCTAACAGAATCTTTAGGCCCCAAAATTCACAAGCACCTAAATTGACTACAAAAATTTCACCAGGCCGGCCTACTCCAAATCTCCAGAAACTATACCAAAAGCAATCATGCCAATGTTCTAGCTATACACATATATGGAACAAAAACAATAACAGAAAACAACCATAGCAAAAATCAACGAAGATTGTTTTGCGCAACTGCTTGACACAGTTCATCCTCGTAGAATAGGGCTCTATTAGAAGCCAAGGATTTGCAGACAGGTTTCGGCAAAAACGATGGCACCAAACATTTTGAAGAAAATGGGGATTCTTGGAAGAGAACAGCTGCAATTTGGCGCATCTCAGTGCATTTTAGACGAGAAGGGGGACGAGGGCCATGCTTCGGTGCCTTGGGTGAGTGTGGACTGCCAATCCACACTCCTTTTCCACCTCCCTTGCtgcaaatggttccaatatgttTCAACATTTGGTGTTTATAGTAGACTTCTTAAGGGGAAACAAAATATTATCCATTGACCATGACTGatttaaattaaaaacaaaaaagaaacaaACAAAGAAACCTCCGAAAGGGCCAATGATCAGTCGGTAGTGGAGTTGTTATTTTTAGCATCTCTTGCCTTGCTCTATCTGGAGTGGTGTAATTAAAGTGGAATTGCCTCGCTATAACGACCTGGACCAGTCAAATCATTAAATAGATGTCATCGTGttactttaaaaataaagtGGCAGGGTAAATAACAAAGTGTTATGGAATAGAACTTACTGCCTTCCTAATTTTTTCAGAGACATGGAAAACTGCTCTGAGTTGATCATGGTGGAGGTGGCAAAGTATTTTGACCTTCATGATAATATACTAGTTAAACACAGATCCTTAGAAATTAAGAAACAGATGTTCAGGAACAGTAGATTACAACTAAGCTGATAAAAAAATGCACGGCAAAGGAAAATTCAGGAAATACTGATCCTAAAGAAACATGTATCTACTTGTTTGAGAGTCAAGATATCAATGTGCTTCCACGTCTTTAGAGAGAAGAGTT
This genomic stretch from Primulina tabacum isolate GXHZ01 unplaced genomic scaffold, ASM2559414v2 Contig777, whole genome shotgun sequence harbors:
- the LOC142534994 gene encoding LOW QUALITY PROTEIN: F-box protein At4g35930-like (The sequence of the model RefSeq protein was modified relative to this genomic sequence to represent the inferred CDS: inserted 1 base in 1 codon), with protein sequence MGKVSSNERQSRSGRQKRKSKNTNNKYLKPGALAQLRNSKASASKSWMDLGKKRVGVVDSKHTAGDDVKIXLNKNIDKSPKLLSPERFEFAPGNGHSDVLNQNNLQRTPKTPCAAEHVFESRLESLPIDLLVKILCHLHHDQLRAVFHVSEKIRKAVVIARQFHFNYTTPDRARQEMLKITTPLPTDHWPFRSKGGGKGVWIGSPHSPKAPKHGPRPPSRLKCTEMRQIAAVLFQESPFSSKCLVPSFLPKPVCKSLASNRALFYEDELCQAVAQNNLR